In the genome of Misgurnus anguillicaudatus chromosome 11, ASM2758022v2, whole genome shotgun sequence, one region contains:
- the LOC129415964 gene encoding uncharacterized protein, translating to MRLSIFLLKSLGWKHLSVCLSICLTHLWSSPQLNADSDDPNVKDDAGLASSELNNKIKPEKQRMAFFDCLWRGKVESVPTPLLKADPAIPDVREVVDLASQSKTYVGPKKQKEKASKSRKSNLQGEKVTVVPTQQPKAISDIPVGMDVPALAGPQSKPKIRPDKCMTLTQRFFGCFRRGKVESMPTSQIEADPAIPDAREVVDLADSQSKSVGLKQQKQKASKSRSFHNPWSKKGKSKVKKDANPAIPDAMDDVDLASFGGIAAANARLLKLGAIPENIGLKGGGNPDPNKAKNPGSKDVGNPEAKGCKNPRPKALKALENPRRFWGPNPGRFIIPTPKALENTRRFWDPYPARFKTRRRKVVGKPAIGWIRNPTKFKITPPEAFENPRDSSPEDDKVVRPKAFENPRRFWIPKPSRFKIPTPKAFENPRDPSPEDDKVVRPKVMNVVQQAFKPPSEKKRANRSVPRGPTPKAFENPRDPSPEDDKVVRPKVMNVVQQAFKPPSEKKRANRSVPRGPTPKAFENPRDPSPEDDKVVRPKVMNVVQQAFKPPSEKKRANRSVPRGPTPKAFENPRDPSPEDDKVVRPKVMNVVQQAFKPPSEKKRANRSVPRGPTPKAFENPRDPSPEDDKVVRPKVMNVVPQAFKPPSEKKRANRSVPRGPTPKAFENPRDPSPEDDKVVRPKVMNVVQQAFKPPSEKKRANRSVPRGPTPKAFENPRDPSPEDDKVVRPKVINVVQQAFEPPSKKKRANRSVLREPFDSIYQLLYEVLGQGCGGKVNKGIRISDNTPVAIKQINKRKYERTLQIPGYPKPLITEVALMLKLRDAPSCPNVIQMYDWYDTKHFYTLVLEYPLHSESLWDFVTNHRGLSENTARHLMRQAVLAVKHCLDNGVFHTDLHASNFLVQQSTMSLKLIDFGAGHYLTHEAYKTSDFVGAPCCTPPEIKTAKKFHAVPANVWALGTVLYFMVLGSLPCLLNDFNSGCLKTNEKDLSKEICDLLSWCLALNPSDRPTLKQILDHDWFKTKSDKEELLVYKIRAISTQK from the exons ATGCGCTTAAGcatttttttgctaaaaagccTTGGATGGAaacatttatctgtctgtctgtccatctgtctgacCCACCTCTGGTCTTCTCCACAGCTTAATGCAGATTCAGATGATCCTAATGTAAAGGATGATGCTGGTCTGGCGAGCTCTGAATTAAACAATAAGATCAAACCGGAAAAACAACGAATGGCATTCTTTGACTGTCTCTGGAGGGGCAAGGTGGAGTCAGTGCCGACTCCCCTGCTTAAAGCGGATCCAGCTATCCCTGATGTTAGGGAAGTTGTTGATCTTGCATCACAGTCAAAGACCTACGTTGGTCCGAAGAAGCAGAAAGAAAAGGCTTCAAAGAGCCGCAAATCTAACCTCCAGGGAGAAAAAGTGACTGTTGTGCCAACTCAACAGCCCAAGGCTATTTCAGATATTCCTGTTGGCATGGATGTTCCTGCTCTGGCCGGCCCCCAATCAAAACCAAAGATTCGTCCGGATAAATGCATGACATTGACGCAACGCTTCTTTGGATGCTTCCGGAGGGGCAAAGTGGAGTCGATGCCGACTTCACAGATTGAGGCCGATCCAGCTATCCCTGATGCCAGGGAAGTTGTTGATCTGGCAGATTCTCAATCGAAGAGTGTTGGCTTAaagcaacaaaaacaaaaggcttCAAAGAGCCGCTCATTTCACAACCCTTGGAGTAAAAAAGGGAAGAGTAAAGTGAAAAAAGATGCCAATCCAGCTATTCCTGATGCCATGGATGATGTGGATCTGGCCAGTTTTGGTGGCATCGCTGCAGCCAATGCCAGGCTACTGAAGTTAGGTGCCATTCCAGAGAATATTGGGTTAAAAGGTGGTGGAAATCCTGACccaaataaagcaaaaaatccTGGGTCAAAAGATGTTGGAAATCCTGAGGCAAAAGGTTGTAAAAATCCCAGGCCAAAAGCTCTTAAAGCTCTTGAAAATCCCAGACGTTTTTGGGGTCCTAACCCAGGTAGATTTATAATTCCCACACCAAAAGCTTTGGAAAATACTAGACGTTTTTGGGATCCTTACCCAGCTAGATTTAAAACTCGCAGACGAAAAGTTGTTGGAAAACCCGCAATAGGTTGGATTCGTAACCCaactaaatttaaaattaccccaccAGAAGCTTTTGAAAATCCCAGAGATTCCTCGCCAGAAGATGATAAGGTTGTCAGGCCAAAAGCTTTTGAAAATCCCCGACGTTTTTGGATTCCTAAACCAAGTAGATTTAAAATTCCCACACCAAAAGCTTTTGAAAATCCCAGAGATCCCTCGCCAGAAGATGATAAAGTTGTCAGGCCAAAAGTTATGAATGTTGTTCAACAAGCTTTTAAACCGCCAAGTGAGAAGAAACGAGCTAATCGCTCAGTACCAAGAGGTCCCACACCAAAAGCTTTTGAAAATCCCAGAGATCCCTCGCCAGAAGATGATAAAGTTGTCAGGCCAAAAGTTATGAATGTTGTTCAACAAGCTTTTAAACCCCCAAGCGAGAAGAAACGAGCTAATCGCTCAGTGCCAAGAGGTCCCACACCAAAAGCTTTTGAAAATCCCAGAGATCCCTCGCCAGAAGATGATAAAGTTGTCAGGCCAAAAGTTATGAATGTTGTTCAACAAGCTTTTAAACCGCCAAGCGAGAAGAAACGAGCTAATCGCTCAGTGCCAAGAGGTCCCACACCAAAAGCTTTTGAAAATCCCAGAGATCCCTCGCCAGAAGATGATAAAGTTGTCAGGCCAAAAGTTATGAATGTTGTTCAACAAGCTTTTAAACCGCCAAGCGAGAAGAAACGAGCTAATCGCTCAGTACCAAGAGGTCCCACACCAAAAGCTTTTGAAAATCCCAGAGATCCCTCGCCAGAAGATGATAAAGTTGTCAGGCCAAAAGTTATGAATGTTGTTCCACAAGCTTTTAAACCCCCAAGCGAGAAGAAACGAGCTAATCGCTCAGTGCCAAGAGGTCCCACACCAAAAGCTTTTGAAAATCCCAGAGATCCCTCGCCAGAAGATGATAAAGTTGTCAGGCCAAAAGTTATGAATGTTGTTCAACAAGCTTTTAAACCCCCAAGCGAGAAGAAACGAGCTAATCGCTCAGTGCCAAGAGGTCCCACACCAAAAGCTTTTGAAAATCCCAGAGATCCCTCGCCAGAAGATGATAAAGTTGTCAGGCCAAAAGTTATAAATGTTGTTCAACAAGCTTTTGAACCGCCAAGCAAGAAGAAACGAGCTAATCGCTCAGTGCTTAGAG aGCCTTTTGATTCTATATATCAACTCTTGTATGAAGTGCTTGGGCAAGGGTGCGGTGGCAAAGTGAACAAAGGGATCCGTATATCGGATAACACTCCG GTTGCCATCAAGCAAATAAACAAACGAAAGTATGAAAGGACTCTTCAGATT CCTGGATACCCCAAACCACTTATAACAGAAGTGGCGCTGATGCTTAAGTTAAGAGATGCGCCCTCATGCCCCAATGTCATACAGATGTATGACTGGTACGACACTAAACACTTTTACACGCTCGTGTTGGAGTACCCACTGCACAGCGAATCCTTGTGGGATTTTGTTACAAATCATAGAGGACTAAGTGAAAATACAGCAAGACATCTCATGCGTCAGGCGGTACTGGCAGTGAAACACTGTCTGGATAATGGAGTTTTTCACACCGACCTCCATGCCAGTAACTTCTTGGTGCAGCAATCAACAATGAGCCTGAAGTTAATTGACTTTGGGGCTGGACATTATCTGACGCATGAGGCATATAAGACCTCCGACTTTGTAG GAGCTCCATGTTGCACCCCGCCTGAGATCAAAACAGCTAAGAAATTCCACGCCGTGCCAGCAAACGTCTGGGCCTTAGGTACTGTGCTGTACTTCATGGTGCTTGGATCTTTGCCCTGTCTTTTAAACGACTTTAATTCCGGGTGTCTGAAGACAAATGAGAAGGATTTATCAAAGG AAATCTGTGATCTGTTAAGTTGGTGCCTGGCCCTGAATCCAAGTGATCGTCCGACGCTCAAGCAGATCTTAGATCATGACTGGTTTAAAACTAAGTCTGACAAAGAAGAGCTACTCGTGTACAAAATCAG GGCAATAtccacacaaaaatga